From Cellulomonas chengniuliangii, the proteins below share one genomic window:
- the murJ gene encoding murein biosynthesis integral membrane protein MurJ, whose amino-acid sequence MSTRRALGGLASAAAMIAAITVLSRLLGFGRWFVQAGAVGPGLIGGAYNTANTLPNVLFEVAAGGALAGALIPVVTAPLRRGDRAEVNRTASALLGWTLLVLVPLAGALALAAGPLARLFAGLTDDPVQPELIRYFILVFAAQIPLYGLGVVLSGLLQAQRRFFWPALAPALSTAVVIVAYAVYGQLADGQVNDASALPPGALAWLAWGTTAGVAAMSLPLLIPVLRSGVRFRPTLSFPPGVAARVRSLAFAGIGALLAQQASVVAMLLLAGGRVWSVFLYAQAVYLLPYAVLAVPLATSTFPRLAERAARPARRGFAEMAALTTRAVLVAAGVGVAALVAAAPAVAELFASIVHPEESELVLAMGPALTWMAPGLVGFALLFHVARALYALEHGRAAVVAAVWGWSAVAVTAALLAWLWAPPHDGPRMLVALGAANTAGMLVAAVALLAALRKVAGAGALQGAPRTLVVLTGGVLVGAAAGRWTTDQALAIFDSGWASALGAGAGGGALAIVLVTVAVAGLDRGTLRGVLGLDRGATPLSVRDHQGEAP is encoded by the coding sequence ATGTCGACCAGGCGGGCGCTCGGCGGCCTCGCCAGCGCGGCGGCGATGATCGCCGCCATCACGGTGCTCAGCCGCCTGCTGGGGTTCGGACGCTGGTTCGTCCAGGCGGGAGCGGTGGGCCCCGGCCTGATCGGCGGGGCGTACAACACGGCGAACACATTGCCGAACGTCCTGTTCGAGGTGGCCGCTGGTGGAGCGCTGGCCGGAGCGCTGATCCCCGTGGTCACCGCGCCGTTGCGGCGCGGCGACCGGGCGGAGGTCAACAGGACGGCGTCCGCGCTGCTCGGCTGGACCCTGCTGGTGCTCGTGCCCCTGGCGGGCGCCCTGGCGCTGGCTGCAGGCCCGCTCGCCCGGCTGTTCGCCGGCCTCACCGACGACCCAGTCCAGCCCGAGCTGATCCGCTACTTCATCCTGGTGTTCGCGGCGCAGATCCCGTTATACGGCCTGGGAGTGGTGTTGTCCGGCCTGCTCCAGGCGCAGCGGCGGTTCTTCTGGCCGGCGCTCGCCCCGGCGCTGTCGACGGCCGTCGTGATCGTGGCCTACGCCGTCTACGGGCAGCTCGCGGACGGGCAGGTCAATGACGCGTCGGCGCTGCCCCCTGGCGCCCTCGCCTGGCTGGCGTGGGGCACCACGGCGGGTGTCGCCGCCATGAGCCTGCCCCTGCTCATCCCGGTGCTGCGCTCGGGTGTGCGCTTCCGGCCGACCCTGAGCTTCCCGCCCGGGGTGGCGGCACGGGTGCGGAGCCTGGCGTTCGCCGGCATCGGCGCGCTGCTCGCCCAGCAGGCGTCGGTGGTGGCGATGCTGCTGCTCGCGGGCGGCCGGGTCTGGAGCGTCTTCCTGTACGCCCAGGCGGTCTACCTGCTCCCGTACGCGGTCCTCGCCGTGCCCCTGGCGACCAGCACGTTCCCGCGGCTCGCGGAGCGCGCGGCGCGGCCCGCACGGCGGGGCTTCGCCGAGATGGCGGCCCTGACCACTCGGGCGGTGCTGGTGGCGGCCGGTGTGGGCGTCGCCGCCCTGGTCGCCGCGGCGCCGGCGGTCGCCGAGCTGTTCGCGTCCATCGTCCATCCGGAGGAGTCCGAGCTGGTGCTGGCGATGGGCCCCGCGCTGACCTGGATGGCGCCGGGCCTGGTCGGGTTCGCCCTCCTCTTCCACGTCGCCCGCGCGCTGTACGCCCTCGAGCACGGGCGCGCCGCCGTCGTCGCCGCGGTATGGGGGTGGAGCGCCGTGGCGGTCACGGCCGCGCTCCTGGCATGGCTCTGGGCGCCGCCGCATGACGGCCCGCGGATGCTCGTCGCCCTGGGCGCGGCGAACACGGCGGGCATGCTCGTCGCCGCGGTCGCGCTGCTCGCCGCGTTGCGGAAGGTCGCGGGCGCCGGCGCGCTGCAGGGCGCTCCGCGCACCCTGGTGGTCCTCACCGGGGGCGTGCTCGTGGGCGCCGCCGCCGGCCGGTGGACCACCGACCAGGCGCTCGCGATCTTCGACAGCGGATGGGCGTCCGCGCTGGGAGCCGGCGCCGGCGGCGGGGCGCTCGCGATCGTGCTGGTGACGGTCGCCGTCGCCGGGCTCGACCGCGGCACGCTGCGGGGGGTCCTCGGCCTCGATCGCGGCGCGACGCCCCTCAGTGTCCGCGACCACCAGGGGGAGGCGCCATGA
- a CDS encoding copper transporter — MIDFRYHIVSLISVFLALAVGIALGAGPLKETIGDTLTGQVQALRAEKESLRTEADVASANLQDATDYIESAAPQLLAGALADRRVAVVALGEVTEGEVDEIEAQLTASGAQVSGVVTLAETWTDPGLRSFRQALVGTLVEYLDPAPADNTGTDVELATALVQALTGADPQAPDQFSEPASVLLQLLSVGDKPLVTGAESVSAPADAIVVLTPRAPEDKDEDVDEDAAAAIVTAQLAVVTAAQDGSEGAVLADSGSSSTTLAGRVIADDALSGKITTVAGADLIAGQVSVPLALNARIGGVNGHYGFAEGETIVPTRVALPPVDRTPVPPAADGVADPDGAANGAAG; from the coding sequence GTGATCGACTTCCGCTACCACATCGTCTCGCTCATCTCGGTGTTCCTGGCCCTCGCGGTCGGGATCGCTCTGGGCGCCGGGCCGCTCAAGGAGACCATCGGCGACACCCTCACCGGCCAGGTGCAGGCGCTGCGCGCGGAGAAGGAGTCGCTTCGGACGGAGGCCGACGTCGCCTCCGCGAACCTGCAGGACGCCACCGACTACATCGAGTCGGCCGCGCCGCAGCTGCTCGCCGGCGCGTTGGCCGACCGCCGCGTGGCGGTCGTGGCGCTCGGCGAGGTGACCGAGGGCGAGGTCGACGAGATCGAGGCGCAGCTCACCGCGTCCGGCGCGCAGGTCAGCGGCGTGGTCACCCTGGCCGAGACCTGGACGGACCCCGGGCTGCGGAGCTTCCGCCAGGCGCTGGTCGGCACTCTCGTGGAGTACCTGGACCCGGCGCCGGCCGACAACACCGGCACCGACGTCGAACTGGCGACGGCACTCGTGCAGGCCCTCACGGGCGCGGACCCCCAGGCGCCGGACCAGTTCTCCGAGCCCGCGTCGGTGCTGCTCCAGCTGCTGAGCGTCGGCGACAAGCCGCTCGTGACCGGCGCGGAATCGGTGAGCGCCCCGGCGGATGCGATCGTCGTCCTCACCCCGCGGGCGCCCGAGGACAAGGACGAGGACGTCGACGAGGACGCAGCCGCTGCCATCGTCACGGCGCAGCTCGCCGTCGTGACCGCCGCGCAGGACGGCTCGGAGGGCGCTGTCCTGGCAGACTCCGGGTCGTCCAGCACGACCCTCGCCGGCCGGGTGATCGCCGATGACGCGCTCTCCGGGAAGATCACCACCGTCGCGGGCGCCGACCTGATTGCCGGACAGGTGAGCGTGCCGCTCGCGCTGAACGCGCGGATCGGTGGCGTCAACGGCCATTACGGATTCGCTGAGGGCGAGACGATCGTGCCGACGCGGGTGGCCCTTCCGCCCGTCGACCGCACACCGGTCCCCCCGGCCGCAGACGGCGTGGCCGACCCTGATGGCGCCGCGAACGGGGCCGCGGGATGA
- the steA gene encoding putative cytokinetic ring protein SteA, producing MRVSLRKRAPLPDEPGVAGPARVDPRTKALTKRLRPGDIAVIDHLDIDRVSAEALVACQPAAVLNAARSTSGRYPNLGPEILVEAGIPLIDDLGPDIMTIPDGRTLRVVDGAVHDGATLVAEGVEQTDETVAAAMAEAREGLSVQLESFAANTMDYLRRERELLLDGVGVPDVSTVIDGRQVLIVVRGYHYKEDLVTLRPYIREYRPVLIGVDGGADAILEAGWTPDLIVGDMDSVSDRALRCGAEVVVHAYRDGRAPGLARVEQLGVQHVVFPATGTSEDVAMLLADDKGAELIVAVGTHATLVEFLDKGRSGMASTFLTRLRVGSKLVDAKGVSRLYRQRISNVQLLLLVMAGLLALGVALASTEAGQTLLGLTGARFDDLFSWTRSIFGSTP from the coding sequence ATGAGAGTCTCGCTGCGCAAGCGCGCCCCCCTGCCCGACGAGCCCGGAGTCGCCGGCCCCGCCCGTGTCGACCCGAGGACGAAGGCGCTGACCAAGCGTCTGCGTCCCGGTGACATCGCGGTCATCGACCACCTGGACATCGACCGCGTGTCCGCCGAGGCGCTCGTCGCGTGCCAGCCGGCCGCTGTCCTCAACGCCGCCCGGTCGACGTCGGGCAGATACCCGAACCTCGGCCCGGAGATCCTCGTGGAGGCGGGCATCCCGCTGATCGACGACCTCGGGCCCGACATCATGACGATCCCCGACGGCCGCACGCTGCGCGTGGTCGACGGCGCGGTGCACGACGGCGCCACGCTGGTCGCCGAAGGCGTCGAGCAGACCGACGAGACCGTCGCCGCGGCGATGGCGGAGGCGCGGGAAGGGCTGTCCGTCCAGCTCGAGTCCTTCGCCGCCAACACGATGGACTACCTCCGGCGGGAGCGCGAGCTGCTGCTCGACGGCGTCGGGGTGCCGGACGTGTCCACCGTCATCGACGGGCGGCAGGTGCTGATCGTCGTGCGCGGCTACCACTACAAGGAAGACCTCGTCACGCTGCGGCCGTACATCCGCGAGTACCGGCCGGTGCTCATCGGCGTGGACGGCGGCGCGGACGCCATCCTCGAGGCCGGGTGGACCCCCGACCTCATCGTCGGCGACATGGACTCCGTCTCCGACCGCGCCCTGCGGTGCGGCGCGGAGGTCGTGGTGCACGCCTACCGCGACGGCCGCGCGCCCGGTCTCGCACGGGTCGAGCAGCTCGGCGTGCAGCACGTCGTCTTCCCCGCGACCGGCACCAGCGAGGACGTGGCGATGCTGCTGGCCGACGACAAGGGCGCGGAGCTCATCGTCGCCGTCGGCACGCACGCCACGCTCGTCGAGTTCTTGGACAAGGGCCGCTCGGGCATGGCCTCCACGTTCCTGACGCGCTTGCGCGTGGGCAGCAAGCTCGTCGACGCCAAGGGGGTGTCGCGGCTGTACCGTCAGCGCATCTCCAACGTGCAGCTGCTGCTGCTCGTCATGGCCGGGCTGCTCGCGCTCGGCGTCGCGCTCGCGTCCACCGAGGCGGGGCAGACGCTGCTCGGCCTCACCGGCGCGCGGTTCGACGACCTGTTCTCGTGGACCCGCTCGATCTTCGGCTCCACGCCATGA
- the recN gene encoding DNA repair protein RecN, with translation MLEEIRIQDLGVIGRAHVPLRPGLTVLTGETGAGKTMVLTGLNLLLGGKADPATVRTGGASAAVEGRVLLPSDSRVLARALEAGAELDDDGSLVLVRTVAATTPGSTGRSRAFLGGRSVPQGVLAEIADELVTVHGQADQARLRSPARQRQALDAYAGPEHEEVLSAYRESWSRRQAVVAELHELTERGQERAREAELLRLGLGEVERIAPQPGEDVALGAEIDRLAHAEDLRAAAAGAHTVLVGEDGTGVGEEQAAAALVEHARRALELAGEHDPTLAALATRVAEAGYLLTDAATDLASYLEDLQADPARLDQAQRRRAELASLTRSYGADVAEVLAWADAAGRRLLDLDDGDGRLAALAAQAEELTATLETLGKSITDGRLRAASSLAEAVTTELAGLAMGGAQLRVRVEPADEPGPHGADVVEMLLVPHAGAPARPLGKGASGGELSRVMLAIEVALATSPGSGAHRPATFVFDEVDAGVGGKAAVEVGRRLAALARGGQVLVVTHLAQVAAFADQHLVVTKSTGEGADVVTESDVRDVTGDERVRELARMLSGHQDSDAARTHAAELLSLSGMGR, from the coding sequence ATGCTGGAAGAGATCCGGATCCAGGACCTCGGGGTGATCGGCCGGGCGCACGTCCCGCTGCGGCCCGGGCTCACCGTCCTGACAGGCGAGACCGGCGCCGGCAAGACGATGGTGCTCACCGGCCTCAACCTGCTGCTCGGCGGCAAGGCCGACCCGGCGACCGTGCGCACCGGGGGCGCCTCGGCCGCGGTGGAGGGACGGGTCCTGCTGCCCTCCGACTCCCGGGTGCTGGCCCGCGCGCTCGAGGCCGGCGCCGAGCTCGACGACGACGGGTCCCTCGTGCTGGTCCGCACCGTCGCCGCGACGACGCCCGGCTCGACGGGACGGTCTCGCGCGTTCCTGGGCGGGCGGTCGGTGCCGCAAGGAGTCCTCGCGGAGATCGCCGACGAGCTCGTGACCGTTCACGGGCAGGCGGACCAGGCCCGTCTCCGGTCTCCGGCACGCCAGCGCCAGGCCCTGGACGCCTACGCGGGCCCCGAGCACGAGGAAGTGCTGTCCGCCTACCGGGAGAGCTGGTCCCGGCGCCAGGCCGTCGTCGCCGAGTTGCACGAGCTGACCGAGCGCGGGCAGGAACGGGCGCGCGAGGCCGAGCTGCTGCGCCTGGGGCTCGGCGAGGTCGAGCGGATCGCCCCGCAACCGGGCGAGGACGTGGCCCTCGGCGCCGAGATCGACCGGCTGGCGCACGCGGAGGACCTCCGCGCGGCGGCTGCTGGAGCCCACACCGTCCTGGTCGGGGAGGACGGCACAGGGGTCGGCGAGGAGCAGGCGGCAGCCGCCCTCGTCGAGCATGCCCGCCGGGCCCTCGAGCTGGCCGGCGAGCACGACCCGACGCTCGCCGCCCTCGCGACCCGGGTCGCCGAGGCGGGATACCTGCTGACCGACGCCGCCACCGACCTGGCGTCGTACCTCGAGGACCTCCAGGCCGACCCCGCGCGGCTCGACCAGGCCCAGCGCCGGAGGGCCGAGCTGGCCTCCTTGACCCGCAGCTACGGGGCCGACGTCGCCGAGGTGCTCGCTTGGGCGGACGCCGCCGGGCGACGCCTCCTCGACCTGGACGACGGCGACGGGCGCCTGGCCGCGCTCGCCGCCCAGGCGGAGGAGCTCACCGCGACCCTGGAGACGCTGGGGAAGTCGATCACCGACGGACGGCTGCGGGCCGCGTCGTCCCTCGCCGAGGCGGTCACCACGGAGCTGGCGGGCCTCGCCATGGGCGGCGCGCAACTGCGCGTCCGGGTCGAGCCCGCCGACGAGCCAGGCCCGCACGGCGCCGACGTCGTCGAGATGCTCCTCGTCCCGCACGCGGGGGCCCCGGCGCGTCCGCTCGGCAAGGGGGCGTCCGGCGGCGAGCTGTCACGCGTCATGCTCGCGATCGAGGTGGCCCTGGCCACCTCGCCCGGCTCGGGCGCCCACCGGCCGGCGACGTTCGTCTTCGACGAGGTCGACGCCGGTGTGGGAGGCAAGGCCGCGGTCGAGGTGGGCCGCCGCTTGGCGGCGCTGGCCCGCGGGGGCCAGGTGCTCGTCGTGACGCACCTCGCGCAGGTCGCGGCGTTCGCCGATCAGCACCTCGTGGTGACGAAGTCGACCGGAGAAGGCGCCGATGTGGTGACCGAGTCCGATGTGCGGGACGTCACGGGAGACGAGCGCGTGCGCGAGCTCGCCAGGATGCTGTCAGGCCACCAGGACTCCGATGCGGCACGCACGCACGCAGCCGAGCTCCTGAGCCTCTCCGGCATGGGACGATGA
- a CDS encoding NAD kinase, protein MRRRALVVTHSGREEAVAATQETLRALEAVGMTPVLALDDSVPVPLGDIEMAIVLGGDGTILRAAELTRGSGLPLLGVNLGHVGFLAESERENIAEAVRRLADGAYEVEERGTLDVEVHLPGGDEIARGWALNEAALEKSDPARMIEVVVEVDGRPLSSFGCDGVVMSTSTGSTAHAFSAGGPVVWPDVDGMILVPLSAHALFARPLVVGPSSVLAVELINRSPASAILSCDGRRRIDVPVGSRVEVRKSPIPVRLARLTPAPFTDRLVSKFGLPVEGWRGGPEAPRPYGTSIGREG, encoded by the coding sequence ATGAGGCGTCGTGCGCTTGTCGTGACCCATAGCGGCCGGGAGGAGGCGGTCGCCGCCACGCAGGAGACCCTGCGCGCGCTGGAGGCCGTCGGCATGACGCCGGTGCTGGCACTCGACGACAGCGTGCCCGTGCCGCTCGGGGACATCGAGATGGCCATCGTGCTGGGCGGCGACGGCACCATCCTGCGAGCGGCGGAGCTCACCCGGGGTTCGGGCCTGCCGTTGCTCGGCGTCAACCTGGGCCATGTCGGGTTCCTCGCGGAGAGCGAGCGGGAGAACATCGCCGAGGCGGTGCGTCGGCTCGCCGACGGCGCGTACGAGGTCGAGGAGCGCGGGACGCTCGACGTGGAAGTGCACCTGCCGGGCGGGGACGAGATCGCCCGCGGCTGGGCGCTCAACGAGGCCGCGCTGGAGAAGAGCGACCCCGCCCGGATGATCGAGGTCGTCGTCGAGGTCGATGGACGGCCGCTGTCGTCGTTCGGCTGCGACGGGGTGGTGATGTCGACGTCGACCGGGTCGACCGCGCACGCGTTCTCTGCCGGCGGGCCCGTGGTGTGGCCGGACGTCGACGGGATGATCCTCGTGCCGCTCTCGGCGCATGCCCTCTTCGCGCGGCCGCTCGTGGTGGGGCCATCGAGCGTCCTCGCCGTCGAGCTGATCAACCGATCGCCCGCCAGCGCGATCCTCAGCTGCGACGGGCGTCGTCGGATCGACGTGCCGGTGGGCTCGCGCGTCGAGGTCCGGAAGAGCCCGATACCGGTCCGGCTGGCCCGGTTGACCCCCGCGCCGTTCACCGATCGGCTGGTCAGCAAGTTCGGCCTGCCCGTCGAGGGATGGCGCGGAGGCCCCGAGGCCCCCCGGCCGTACGGCACCTCGATCGGACGGGAGGGATAG
- a CDS encoding TlyA family RNA methyltransferase — protein sequence MGSRLDSELVRRGVARSRRHAAELIAAGRVLVDGAVARRSATSVRDGQRVDVDATDAEPAWASRAAHKLVGALDAWADEGLRVEGRLCLDAGASTGGFTDVLLRRGAAHVVAVDVGHDQLVQALREDPRVEVREGVNVRGLEPGDVDPAPELVVADLSFISLTLVLPALVAVARPDADLVVMVKPQFEVGRERLGSGGVVRSPVLRAEAVLGVARSAVRLGLDVAGVVRSPLPGPSGNVEYFLWLRRSGTPLSDMELVEQVEAAVRAPAPGGEEA from the coding sequence ATGGGCTCTCGACTGGACAGCGAGCTCGTGCGGCGCGGTGTGGCTCGGTCGCGTCGTCACGCGGCCGAGCTGATCGCCGCCGGCCGTGTGCTCGTCGACGGCGCGGTGGCGCGTCGCAGCGCCACCTCCGTCCGGGACGGCCAGCGGGTCGACGTCGATGCCACGGACGCTGAGCCTGCGTGGGCGTCGCGCGCTGCCCACAAGCTGGTGGGCGCCCTCGACGCGTGGGCCGACGAAGGGCTGCGCGTCGAGGGGCGGCTATGCCTCGACGCCGGGGCCAGCACGGGAGGCTTCACCGACGTGCTGCTGCGACGGGGCGCCGCGCACGTCGTGGCGGTGGACGTCGGACACGATCAGCTCGTGCAGGCCCTGCGGGAGGATCCGCGGGTGGAGGTCCGCGAGGGTGTGAACGTGCGGGGCTTGGAGCCCGGCGACGTCGATCCGGCGCCCGAGCTCGTCGTCGCCGACCTGTCCTTCATCTCGTTGACGCTCGTGCTCCCCGCCCTGGTGGCGGTGGCGCGGCCCGACGCCGACCTCGTCGTCATGGTCAAGCCGCAGTTCGAGGTGGGCCGTGAGCGCCTGGGCTCCGGCGGGGTGGTGCGGTCGCCGGTGCTGCGAGCCGAGGCGGTGCTGGGCGTGGCGCGCAGCGCTGTGCGCCTCGGGTTGGACGTCGCCGGCGTGGTCCGCAGCCCTCTGCCGGGGCCGAGTGGCAACGTGGAGTACTTCTTGTGGTTGCGCCGTTCGGGGACCCCCCTCTCGGACATGGAGCTCGTCGAGCAGGTGGAGGCCGCGGTCCGCGCCCCTGCGCCCGGAGGTGAAGAGGCATGA
- a CDS encoding HAD-IIA family hydrolase — protein sequence MRGGLLGCDVPLAERYDLALVDLDGVAYRGHEPIPGAAEGLAGARAIGQRLVFVTNNASREPESVAGQLSGLGIPASPDEVMTAAQAAAVVLTTRLPRGAKVLVVGGAGLVTAVRAAGFTVVTSADDEPDAVAQGFAPELGWAQLAEAAYAVQRGAWHVASNLDLSLPTARGFAPGNGALVGAVRSATGVEPASAGKPSPTMYQLAVERAGAQAPLVIGDRLDTDLGGARAADYPGLHVLTGVSTARDDVLATPGERPSYIGADLLSLLTPHPEPVLGAEGWWECRSTAARVRDGRLELHRSTGGASGTEDGVDLVRAACAAAWSTVDAGGELDAGSVPDLDVHDVGSVAGAR from the coding sequence ATGAGGGGCGGCCTGCTGGGATGCGACGTCCCGCTGGCTGAGCGGTACGACCTCGCCCTCGTCGACCTCGACGGCGTGGCCTACCGAGGCCACGAGCCGATCCCGGGCGCCGCGGAGGGGCTCGCCGGGGCGCGCGCGATCGGGCAGCGATTGGTGTTCGTGACCAACAACGCCTCGCGCGAGCCCGAGTCGGTGGCCGGCCAGCTGTCCGGGCTGGGCATACCCGCGAGCCCGGACGAGGTGATGACGGCCGCACAGGCCGCCGCGGTGGTCCTCACCACCCGCCTGCCGCGTGGCGCCAAGGTGCTGGTGGTCGGTGGCGCCGGCCTCGTCACCGCGGTGCGCGCCGCCGGCTTCACCGTGGTGACGTCGGCTGACGACGAGCCCGATGCCGTCGCCCAGGGCTTCGCGCCCGAGCTCGGATGGGCGCAGCTCGCCGAGGCCGCGTACGCGGTGCAGCGGGGCGCGTGGCACGTGGCGAGCAACCTCGACCTGAGCCTGCCCACCGCGCGGGGGTTCGCCCCCGGCAACGGCGCGCTCGTCGGCGCGGTGCGGTCGGCGACCGGCGTCGAGCCGGCGAGCGCCGGCAAGCCGTCTCCCACCATGTACCAGCTGGCCGTCGAGCGAGCGGGCGCCCAGGCCCCGCTCGTCATCGGCGACCGGCTGGACACCGATCTGGGCGGCGCCCGCGCGGCCGACTACCCGGGCCTGCACGTGCTCACGGGAGTCAGCACGGCGCGGGACGACGTGCTGGCCACGCCGGGGGAGCGGCCCTCGTACATCGGCGCCGACCTGCTCTCGCTGCTGACTCCCCACCCGGAGCCGGTGCTCGGCGCGGAGGGCTGGTGGGAGTGCCGGTCCACCGCCGCCCGAGTGCGTGACGGACGGCTCGAGCTGCACCGCTCGACGGGCGGTGCGAGCGGCACGGAGGACGGGGTGGACCTGGTGCGCGCGGCGTGCGCGGCGGCGTGGTCGACGGTCGACGCGGGCGGGGAGCTCGACGCCGGATCCGTCCCCGACCTGGATGTGCATGACGTCGGCTCTGTGGCAGGCGCCCGGTAG
- the tyrS gene encoding tyrosine--tRNA ligase encodes MTHILDELAWRGLVAQSTDLDALRAALDEQPVRLYCGFDPTAPSLHIGNLVQILTVRRLQLAGHIPFALVGGATGLIGDPKMTGERTLNAPEVVAGWVERIRRQIEPLLDFDGPAAATMVNNLDWTASLSAIDFLRDVGKHYRLGTMLAKDTVARRLNSDQGISFTEFSYQVLQGMDYLELHRRHGVSLETGGSDQWGNLLSGVELIRKAEGVAVHALTTPLITKADGTKFGKTESGTVWLDPELTSPYAFYQFWLNADDADVVGYLKVFTFRTRAEIEELERAVAERPAAREAQRALAHDVTSLVHGAAAADQVVAASQALFGRGDLDGLDPAVLGAAVAELPTAPGRVGDPLVDLFAATGIAASKGAARRAIAEGGASVNNVKVADESAVLSEEQLLHGRWALLRRGKRTLAVVDAQA; translated from the coding sequence GTGACGCACATCCTTGACGAGCTCGCCTGGCGTGGGCTCGTCGCCCAGAGCACCGACCTCGACGCGCTCCGAGCAGCGCTCGACGAGCAGCCGGTCCGCCTCTACTGCGGTTTCGACCCGACCGCGCCGAGCCTGCACATTGGCAACCTCGTGCAGATCCTCACGGTGCGCCGGCTGCAGCTCGCCGGGCACATCCCCTTCGCCCTCGTCGGCGGGGCCACCGGGCTCATCGGGGACCCGAAGATGACGGGGGAGCGGACGCTCAACGCGCCCGAGGTCGTGGCGGGCTGGGTCGAGCGGATCCGGCGCCAGATCGAGCCGCTGCTCGACTTCGACGGGCCTGCCGCGGCCACGATGGTCAACAACCTCGACTGGACGGCGTCGTTGTCCGCCATCGACTTCCTGCGCGACGTCGGCAAGCACTACCGCCTCGGCACGATGCTGGCGAAGGACACCGTCGCGCGTCGGCTCAACAGCGACCAGGGCATCAGCTTCACGGAGTTCAGCTACCAGGTGCTGCAGGGGATGGACTACCTCGAGCTGCACCGCCGGCACGGCGTGAGCCTGGAGACGGGCGGCAGCGACCAGTGGGGCAACCTCTTGTCGGGCGTGGAGCTGATCCGCAAGGCCGAGGGCGTCGCCGTGCACGCGCTCACGACGCCGCTGATCACGAAGGCCGACGGGACCAAGTTCGGCAAGACGGAGAGCGGCACGGTGTGGCTCGACCCCGAGCTCACCTCGCCGTACGCCTTCTACCAGTTCTGGCTCAACGCGGACGACGCCGACGTGGTCGGGTACCTCAAGGTCTTCACCTTCCGCACCCGTGCGGAGATCGAGGAGCTCGAGCGGGCGGTCGCCGAGCGGCCCGCGGCGCGGGAGGCCCAGCGTGCGCTCGCGCACGACGTCACGTCGCTCGTGCATGGGGCGGCCGCCGCCGACCAGGTGGTCGCCGCCAGCCAGGCCCTCTTCGGGCGCGGCGACCTCGACGGCCTCGACCCGGCGGTGCTCGGCGCCGCAGTGGCCGAGCTGCCGACCGCTCCGGGCCGCGTGGGAGACCCGCTCGTCGACCTGTTCGCGGCGACCGGCATCGCGGCCAGCAAGGGGGCCGCCCGCCGGGCGATCGCGGAGGGCGGCGCCTCGGTCAACAACGTCAAGGTGGCCGACGAGTCCGCGGTCCTCTCCGAGGAGCAGCTGCTGCACGGGCGGTGGGCACTGCTCCGCCGCGGCAAGCGGACCCTGGCCGTGGTCGACGCCCAGGCCTGA
- a CDS encoding DNA-3-methyladenine glycosylase — protein sequence MPSGEPLAGDAVFGPAPARVWYARDALSVARDLLGAYLTARSAAGDVTLRITEVEAYEGADDPASHAFRGRTARNSAMFAEPGRLYVYRHLGLHHCVNVVTRPSGEPAAVLLRAGEVVEGAELARERRLRAGVVDSDRQLARGPARLAVALGLDLAANGADVTEPGGGVVLHRREPLVAASHVASGARVGVGGPGADVGRFPWRLWLADERTVSAYRPGYRPPASKSSPRSGATSA from the coding sequence ATGCCGTCCGGCGAGCCGCTCGCCGGCGACGCGGTCTTCGGCCCCGCTCCCGCGCGCGTCTGGTACGCCCGCGACGCCCTCTCCGTGGCGAGGGACCTCCTCGGGGCCTACCTCACCGCGCGGTCTGCCGCTGGCGACGTCACGCTGCGGATCACCGAGGTGGAGGCCTACGAGGGCGCCGACGACCCCGCGTCGCACGCGTTCCGAGGCCGGACGGCCCGGAACTCCGCGATGTTCGCCGAGCCGGGGCGGCTGTACGTCTACCGCCACCTCGGGCTGCACCACTGCGTCAACGTGGTGACCCGGCCGAGCGGTGAGCCCGCCGCCGTGCTGCTGCGCGCCGGGGAGGTCGTCGAGGGCGCCGAGCTGGCCCGCGAGCGACGCCTGCGCGCCGGGGTCGTGGACTCCGACCGCCAGCTGGCCCGCGGCCCCGCGCGGCTCGCTGTCGCCCTCGGGCTGGACCTGGCCGCCAACGGCGCCGATGTGACCGAGCCTGGCGGCGGCGTGGTGCTGCACCGGCGCGAGCCGCTCGTCGCCGCGTCGCACGTCGCCTCCGGCGCCCGGGTGGGCGTCGGCGGGCCGGGCGCCGACGTGGGCCGGTTCCCGTGGCGGCTGTGGCTCGCCGACGAGCGCACCGTGTCCGCCTACCGTCCCGGCTATCGCCCGCCGGCGTCGAAGAGCAGCCCGCGCAGCGGGGCGACGTCGGCCTGA